The Allocoprobacillus halotolerans nucleotide sequence TAAAATTAAATGATGTTTTAGGAAGTGTTGTAGATTTAAATATTGTTTTAGATGAATTCTGGCATACTGCAAAAGAAGAAATGGATTTTTTAAACGAAGCGCGTTTTGCTAGAAAATTTGCTTATTTACATCAAGATATTCAATATATTAGTGCACCAGTTATTATTGATGAATATAGTACCAGTAAAGTGCTTGTTATGGAATATATAGAAGGATATGAAATTGATGATCGTATCAGTTTGAAAGAGGCTGGCTATGATTTAAAGGAAATTGCTGCAAAGCTGGCAGAAAATTATATTAAACAGATTGTTGATGATGGCTTTTTTCATGCCGATCCTCATCCTGGTAATTTAAGGGTACGTGATGGCAAGATTGTCTGGATTGATTTTGGAATGATGGGTATTTTGAATCGTACTGATAAAGATTTAATGAAAGAAGCTGTATTAGCGATTGGTCAAAATGATACGCAAAAGCTTGTTGATGTTATTTTAACCTTGGGAGAACATGATAATCGTATTGATTATGCTTTGTTTTATGATAATATTGAAACTTTTATGAAACACTATGTGACTGTTGATTTAACAGATATTAATTTAGGGGATGTTGTCCAGGAAATCTTTGTGATTGCCCATAAACATCGTATCTCTATGCCAAAAGGTGTCAGTATGTTGGCAAGAGGTTTAGTAACAATTGAAAGTACCGTGATGCTTATTGACCCACATATTAGTATTATAGAGATTGCCGCTAATCATGTGGCGAATCATCTTTCTAAACATTTTGATTATAAAAAAGAATTAACGAACTCAGCCAAAAAATTATATGATGCTTCGCAAAATATGCTTCATCTTCCAATTCAATTATCAGAAGTCATGCGTATGATTATGAAAGGAAGATTAAAAATCAATCTTGATATGATGGAATCAAGTGTCCCAATGAACGCTATTAATCATATGGTGAATAAGCTTGTTGTTGGAATTGTCAGTGCTGGTTTGTTAATGGCAAGTAGTTTATTATGTACAACGCAAATGACACCCAAAGTGTTTGGAATTCCTGCTTTAGGTTTTATTGGTTATATGACTGCTGTGGGACTAGGAATTTGGTTGTTGTTAACAGTTCTTAAAGAAAGAAAACAGAAAAAATAAAGCTGTATTTATTGATGTAAAAATGCATACAGCTTATTTTTGTCTTTAATCACAATGGTTTTATATTGTAATAAAATCATTTTTTCTTTTTCAAATTCATTTAAAACTTTGGTCACAGTTACACGTGATAAACCAAGCAATGAGGCTATTTCTTCATGCGTATAAGAAATTTCATGATGCTTTTGGTCCATTTGATCTAATAAGAATGCTGCGACTTTTTCATAACGATTATAAGTATATGATCTTTTGATTATCGATGTTAAATAATTACAAGTCTGCGACATGGATTG carries:
- a CDS encoding ABC1 kinase family protein, translating into MKQKNSLSTKRRLAQILAILRKHHLTKGIDPVKFRMILEDLGPTFVKIGQIMASRQDMFSKRYCRELVKLRDNVAPMSMETIRHVIETEYQEKLNDVFLDFDHTPLGSASIAQVHKATLKDGRQIVVKVQRPDIYEMMERDISLIRKAVKILKLNDVLGSVVDLNIVLDEFWHTAKEEMDFLNEARFARKFAYLHQDIQYISAPVIIDEYSTSKVLVMEYIEGYEIDDRISLKEAGYDLKEIAAKLAENYIKQIVDDGFFHADPHPGNLRVRDGKIVWIDFGMMGILNRTDKDLMKEAVLAIGQNDTQKLVDVILTLGEHDNRIDYALFYDNIETFMKHYVTVDLTDINLGDVVQEIFVIAHKHRISMPKGVSMLARGLVTIESTVMLIDPHISIIEIAANHVANHLSKHFDYKKELTNSAKKLYDASQNMLHLPIQLSEVMRMIMKGRLKINLDMMESSVPMNAINHMVNKLVVGIVSAGLLMASSLLCTTQMTPKVFGIPALGFIGYMTAVGLGIWLLLTVLKERKQKK
- a CDS encoding Crp/Fnr family transcriptional regulator, producing MVFLIVKGKVRVYVMNSNGKEVTMDILQRGQIFGESAFIQHSVRPTTVNAINDVEVIACYPEALYSYCLQSPDLMISIMQSMSQTCNYLTSIIKRSYTYNRYEKVAAFLLDQMDQKHHEISYTHEEIASLLGLSRVTVTKVLNEFEKEKMILLQYKTIVIKDKNKLYAFLHQ